The proteins below are encoded in one region of Scophthalmus maximus strain ysfricsl-2021 chromosome 4, ASM2237912v1, whole genome shotgun sequence:
- the rpl13 gene encoding 60S ribosomal protein L13, protein MAPSRNGMLLNPHFHKDWQKRVRTWFNQPARKIRRRNARQVKARSIAPRPVAGPLRPQVRCPTIRYHTKVRAGRGFTLEELKAAGIHKKTARTIGIAVDSRRRNRSTESLQANVQRLKEYRSKLILFPRKASAPKKGDSTEEELKMATQLTVPVMPIKTVHKKEKARVISEDEKNFKAFASLRMARANARLFGIRAKRAKEAAEQDVEKKK, encoded by the exons ATGGCCCCCAGCCGGAATGGAATGCTCCTGAACCCTCACTTCCACAAGGACTGGCAGAAAAGAGTGCGCACCTGGTTCAACCAGCCAGCCCGCAAGATCCGCAG GCGAAATGCTCGTCAGGTGAAGGCCCGTAGCATTGCTCCTCGTCCTGTTGCAGGACCACTGAGGCCACAGGTCAGGTGTCCCACTATCAGGTACCACACAAAGGTTCGCGCCGGACGTGGCTTCACCCTGGAGGAGCTCAAG GCGGCTGGCATCCACAAAAAGACAGCCCGCACCATCGGCATCGCTGTTGACTCCCGCCGTCGTAACAGATCAACAGAGTCTCTTCAGGCCAACGTGCAGCGTCTGAAGGAGTACCGCTCCAAGCTCATCCTGTTCCCCAGGAAGGCTTCTGCCCCCAAGAAGGGAGACAGCACT GAGGAGGAACTGAAGATGGCCACTCAGCTCACAGTTCCAGTCATGCCCATCAAAACT gtTCACAAGAAGGAGAAGGCCCGGGTTATCTCAGAGGACGAGAAGAACTTCAAGGCGTTTGCCAGCCTGCGTATGGCCCGCGCCAATGCTCGTCTTTTCGGCATCCGTGCCAAGAGAGCTAAGGAGGCTGCCGAGCAGGACgtggaaaagaagaagtga